The Streptomyces taklimakanensis nucleotide sequence GATTCGCCGCATACTCCGCACCACCAGGCGGGGGGTTCGTCGCTGTTGTCGTTGGTCCACTCGTCGTGGCTGGTGGTGGTCATGGGCGGGGCTCCTTCGGGGCGGTCTGGGTGGTCCGGCCGCCGCTCCAGGGGGGGGGCGGCGGCCGGGCGTGGGTGAGTCAGGCGGCGAGGGCGGGCTCCTTCGCCGGGGCGGTGGTCTGGCCGTGGTCGACGCACTCGGCGTCGGAGCAGTGCAGCCAGTGGCAGATGCCGGGGCGGTTGCTGTAGGTCGGGGTGACCAGGTTGTCGCCGGTGGGGATGGCGTGGCCGGCCTGGCGGTGGGCGTGGAGGATGAACGCGATGCCCTGGGAGGTGACGCAGTTGGGGGTGTCGCCGAGGGAGAAGAAGTCGTCGGCGGTGGGGTCGTACATCTCGGCGTGGATGGTGCCGCGGCGGCGGATGAGGATGGCGCCGAGGAGCGCGCCGTTGGCGTCGCGGACCTCGTAGCCCTCGATGGGGGTCTGGGCGTCGGTCTCGATGAGGTGGGCGAGCGTGCCTTCCTCGTGGTCGGAGGTGGCGATCCAGTCCCACTGGCGGAGCTGGGCGTGGTTCATGCGGACGAGGAGGACGGTGGTGTCGAGGGAGTGGATGGTGGTGGTCTCGACGGTGCGGGCCATGGGGTCCTCCTGGTGGGCAAGTGTTCCCGGTTGCTTACGTCTACGACTGTAGCGGGTCGCCGAGGGTCGCGCAAGTATGTGGAGACACTTGCTCGCCGGTGGGTGCGGAAACATCGCGGCCCCCGACCCGGCGAGACGCTGGCGGGGGCCTCAGGAAGAGAAGGGGTCAGCGGTCCGGGTGGGCCGCCTCGAAGTGCCCGGCGATGGCCTGCTCCACCCGCGCAACGTAGGCACGCTCACGGGCAGCGGCCTGCTCGCTGACCGCGCGGGCGATGTCGGCGCTGGTGAAGCCAGCCGGCAGGATCAACGGCGGCGCAGGCGGCTCGGCGCCGACCATCTCGTCGTGCCACCAGCCGCACCCGAGAGGGCACCAGTAGCGGATGACGCAGCCGGGCCGGTAGTCCGGTGTGGGGATCGTCGTCAACGGCGGCAACTCCACCGCCTGGGCCGCAGCGTCCGGCCACCCCAGCCGGTCGGTTTCGTCGCTCGACATGCGTGCGGTGGCTGCCTCGATCGGATCGAGCTCGTCGGCGGGCACGAGCGGCCTCCTCCGGTCGGTCGGGCGTGCAGAAGGTCAGCCACAGTAGTGCACGTGTGCGACCGGGCACGGCGAAACCGGACCGCCGGGGAGGTCACCGGGGCCCGTCCGGTACTGCTCGCACGGCAGCGACCGCGGCCGGGGCGACACGGACCGGGATCCGCAGCTCGCCGTGGATGCGCTGGTAGACGCCGTTGTCCACCAGTGACGGCGGAACGTTCTGCCACGGTGTCGGCTCGACGAGCGTGGTGAGGGCCTTGATGCGTTCCTCCAAGTCGTCGCAGTGGATGGACCAGGGCAGTCCCTCGCGGTGGCCGTGGGCGGAGCGCTGCGCCGCCTCCAGGTCGTGCCACAGGCTGGCGAGTTCGTCGCGGACCGCCTGCCGTAGTTCGTCGGTTTCCTCGCCGCACTGCGGGGGCCGGGCGGGGGTGGTCATCGTCTGCGTCCTCCTGTGGCGGGGCCGGTGCGGTTGCCGAGGGTGCGGGCGTAGCGGGACACGGCCGGGCTTGGCGTGCCGCGGGGCGGCCGTGCGGGGGTGTGGATGGTGCCGGTGCCGACGAGGTCGAGTCCCGCGACGAGGTACCGGGTCGTGTCCATGCCGTGGTCGTTGACCTTCAGCGGCTGCTCCTTGAGGCCGCCGTGGGCGCCGGGCTTCACGGCCCACACGTAGCTGGTGAACTCCTCCGCCGTGGAGGCGGGCTTCCCTGCGTCGGCGAGGGCCTGGTCCCGCTCGACGACGGCGTCCCGCATCACGTACAGCCGCGGCTGGCCGTCCCCCGCCGTCTTGAGGCGGGACTGCACGGCCTGGATGCCGTCGGACACGGTCTTCTTCGCGGGGACGGTCGCCATGCCGAGATGCTTCTCCAGGGTGGCGCGGTCCTCGGCGTCGTGGTCGCAGATGACGGCCTGCGGGGCGGGCTCGTCGGGGTGCTCGGCGGCGACGGCCTTGATCTGCCGGGCGTGGTCCTCGACGAGGCGGCGGGTGTGGTAGACCTCCCGCACGAGGTAGAGGCGCCCGTCGGGGTCCTGCCGCCAGTCCTGCCACACGAACGGGTTGGTGTAGCCGAAGTCGACGACCCACCAGCGGGGCCAATCGTGGGGGACGTCGAACCGGTCGACGAGGTGAACGGCCTCGTTCCAGTCCTCGTAGATCAGGCCCTCGGCGGCGACCCACTTCCCCCAGCGCATCCGCTCGTAGCGGGGTCCGGTGAGGCTGTCGAGCCGGGCGAGGTAGTCCCGGCCGTAGTCGGTCCATTCGCCGTTCTGGTAGAGGCGGGGGTTGTCCTCGTGGCTGCTGTACAGCATGCGACAGCGTCCGGCGTCGGCGCGGAGTTTGAGGTGGTGGCTGGGTGGGCCGGGGTTCGTCGCCATGATCAGTTGCTGGTAGGACAGGCGCCCGTTCCGCAGTCGGGTGACGAGCGTGTCGAGATCCTCCGGGGTCGTTTCGACTGCCTCGTCGACGAACACGAGGTCGTACTCGGTGGACAGCAGCCGAGTCGCCCGGTCGAGACCGCCGACGACGATGACGGACCCGTTGGCGTACCGGAACGACGCGGGCTCCTGCGCGGACCCGCCGTAGAAGTGCACCACCCCGTGGGCGAGGGCCTCGGCTGCGACTTTCTGCCGGAACGTGACCAGCGTGGACGCGGTCAGCGACGAGTGGGTCTTACGGACGATCAACGCGCGGGTCTTTGGGACGTGTAGGCATGTGAGGTGGACCTTGGCGAGCGCGGCGACGGACTTGCCGGTGCCGGCCGCGCCGGACATCAGAACCTCGTTGTCCCGGCAGTGGAACAGCTTGAGAGCGGCCCCCCGCAGCTCGTACCGGACGACGTCGTCAGCCATGGCGTCTCAGGCGAGGTCGTTCGGGTCGACGCCGACGATCTCGTAGCGCAGCCCGCCGGTGTGCTCAACCTTCTCCGGCGTGGTGGTGCCCTGTAGTTTCGCGCGGTCCATGATGCAGCGGCGGACGATCTCGGCGGCCTTGGTGTCGCCTTTGAGGGCCTTGGGCCAGAACGCTGCCTGGAGCCGGTCGAGGCGCTGCGTCTCGATGTCCCGCATCTCTTCGACTTGCGCGGCCTCGGCCTTGCGGTTGGCTTCCAACGCGCGAGTAACGTCCTTATGCGCGGCGGCACGGTCGGAGTAGTCGAGAGCGTCAGCGATGGTCTGCCAGTCGGCGCCGCCGATCCTCATGGCGATCGCCTTAGAGCGGCGTTCAGCGGTGGCCGCTCGCTGCGCTTTGGAAGCGGGCATGTTGGCGTGTCCCTATTGGTTGGCCTGTCCGGCTCCTTGGGCGAGCCGGACGAGGTGCTGGAAGCGGGTGCTGTCGTCGTCGCTGCCGGTGTCGCGGGTGAGGGCGTGAAAGTCGTCGCGGACGTGCGGAGGGACGCGGATGCGGAGGAGGGGCCAGTCATCGTCGCCTGGGGTGGCGAGATCGGCGAGTTCGTCGGCTGTGAGGGGCGGGGCAATGAGGGCTTGGACGTCGTCGTCGGTGTAGCCGGTGCCGTCGTAGTCGCCGTCAAGATAGGACAGCAGTTCGGCGAGGGCGTCGCGGTCGTAGTCGCCAAGGTCGGCGGTGCGGTTGTCGGCGAGGTTGATGCGGCGGGCGGTGTCGTCGCTGCAGTGGATGACCTCGCAACGTGCGGTGGGGTGACCCGCGAGGATGAGTGCCTGCAACGTGTGATTGCCGGCGAGGACGGCGAGCCGGTCGTCGTCGGTCTCGCGGACGACGAGGGACCTGTACTGGCCGTTGCGGTCGATGCTGGCGCGGATGGCGTGGACGTCGCCGTGCTTGGCGTTGCCGGGGAACGGGAC carries:
- a CDS encoding ParB/RepB/Spo0J family partition protein — translated: MTTSNGAAVYVGTRDIPTEQLVPFPGNAKHGDVHAIRASIDRNGQYRSLVVRETDDDRLAVLAGNHTLQALILAGHPTARCEVIHCSDDTARRINLADNRTADLGDYDRDALAELLSYLDGDYDGTGYTDDDVQALIAPPLTADELADLATPGDDDWPLLRIRVPPHVRDDFHALTRDTGSDDDSTRFQHLVRLAQGAGQANQ
- a CDS encoding phage terminase large subunit, whose translation is MADDVVRYELRGAALKLFHCRDNEVLMSGAAGTGKSVAALAKVHLTCLHVPKTRALIVRKTHSSLTASTLVTFRQKVAAEALAHGVVHFYGGSAQEPASFRYANGSVIVVGGLDRATRLLSTEYDLVFVDEAVETTPEDLDTLVTRLRNGRLSYQQLIMATNPGPPSHHLKLRADAGRCRMLYSSHEDNPRLYQNGEWTDYGRDYLARLDSLTGPRYERMRWGKWVAAEGLIYEDWNEAVHLVDRFDVPHDWPRWWVVDFGYTNPFVWQDWRQDPDGRLYLVREVYHTRRLVEDHARQIKAVAAEHPDEPAPQAVICDHDAEDRATLEKHLGMATVPAKKTVSDGIQAVQSRLKTAGDGQPRLYVMRDAVVERDQALADAGKPASTAEEFTSYVWAVKPGAHGGLKEQPLKVNDHGMDTTRYLVAGLDLVGTGTIHTPARPPRGTPSPAVSRYARTLGNRTGPATGGRRR